In Halomonas denitrificans, one DNA window encodes the following:
- a CDS encoding DUF962 domain-containing protein → MRTADEWFRDYGQSHRNSTNKRIHWICVPLIVWSVTALIWSIPSPFDWLNWAVAMAILAEAWYLALSIPLAIGLGLFLLLCLGLCALIESSVAIPLWQIGLAVFVLSWIGQFIGHHIEGRKPSFFKDLQFLLIGPAWLLGFVYRKLGWSY, encoded by the coding sequence ATGCGCACCGCCGACGAGTGGTTCCGCGACTATGGCCAGAGTCATCGCAATTCGACCAACAAGCGGATTCACTGGATCTGCGTGCCGCTGATCGTGTGGAGCGTGACCGCGCTGATCTGGTCGATCCCGTCGCCCTTCGACTGGTTGAACTGGGCCGTGGCGATGGCGATCCTGGCCGAAGCCTGGTACCTCGCCCTGTCGATTCCCCTGGCGATCGGACTGGGCCTGTTCCTGCTCCTGTGCCTGGGGCTCTGCGCGCTGATCGAGTCCAGCGTCGCGATTCCGCTGTGGCAGATCGGTCTCGCGGTCTTCGTGCTCAGCTGGATCGGCCAGTTCATCGGCCACCACATCGAAGGCCGGAAACCGAGCTTCTTCAAGGACCTGCAATTCCTCCTCATCGGCCCGGCGTGGCTGCTGGGCTTCGTCTATCGGAAACTGGGCTGGTCGTACTAG